In Macaca fascicularis isolate 582-1 chromosome 15, T2T-MFA8v1.1, one genomic interval encodes:
- the TEKT4 gene encoding tektin-4, protein MAQTDVLLTKEPAPQTVPPCELPAKEYEVARNTGAYTSSGLATAGFRTAKYLLEEWFQNCYARYHQAFADRDQSERQRHESQQLASETQALAQRTQQDSTRRVGERLQDMHGWKSELQREVEALAAETDLLLAQRQRLERALDATEVPFSIATDNLQCRERRQHPNLVRDYVETELLKEAELIRNIQELLKRTIMQAVSQIRLNRERKETCEMDWSDKVEAYNIDETCGRYHSQSTQVQAHPHSTAFQESASTPETWAKFTQDNLCRAQRERLASANLRVLVDCILRDTSEDLRLQCDAVNLAFGRRCEELEDARHKLQQHLHKTLREITDQEHNVAALKQAIKDKEAPLRVAQTRLYLRSHRPNVELCRDAAQFRLVSEVEELNMSLAALREKLLEAEQSLRNLEDTHMSLEKDITAMTNSLFIDRQKCMAHRTRYPTILQLAGYQ, encoded by the exons ATGGCGCAGACGGACGTACTCCTAACCAAAGAGCCGGCCCCGCAGACAGTGCCGCCCTGCGAGCTGCCGGCCAAAGAGTACGAGGTGGCCCGCAACACAGGCGCCTACACGTCCTCCGGGCTGGCCACCGCAGGCTTCCGCACCGCCAAGTACCTGCTGGAGGAGTGGTTCCAGAACTGCTATGCTCGCTACCACCAGGCCTTCGCGGACCGCGACCAGTCGGAGCGGCAGCGGCATGAGAGCCAGCAGCTGGCATCGGAGACCCAGGCGCTGGCGCAGCGCACGCAGCAAGACTCCACGCGCAGGGTTGGCGAGCGACTGCAGGACATGCACGGCTGGAAGTCGGAGCTGCAGCGCGAGGTGGAAGCGCTGGCTGCGGAGACCGACCTGTTGCTggcccagaggcagaggctggagcgCGCCCTGGACGCCACGGAGGTGCCCTTCTCCATCGCCACTGACAACCTGCAGTGTCGTGAGCGCCGCCAGCACCCCAACCTCGTGCGCGACTATGTGGAGACGGAATTGCTGAAG GAAGCCGAGCTCATCCGGAACATTCAGGAGCTGCTGAAGAGAACCATCATGCAAGCTGTGAGCCAGATCCG ACTGAACCGGGAGCGCAAGGAGACCTGCGAGATGGACTGGTCAGACAAGGTGGAGGCCTACAACATCGATGAGACCTGCGGGCGCTACCACAGCCAGAGCACCCAGGTGCAGGCTCATCCTCACTCCACCGCCTTCCAAGAGAG CGCCTCCACCCCGGAGACCTGGGCCAAGTTCACGCAGGACAATCTGTGCCGCGCCCAGCGCGAGCGCCTGGCCTCGGCCAACCTGCGGGTGCTGGTGGACTGCATCCTTCGCGACACCTCCGAGGACCTGCGGCTGCAGTGCGACGCTGTGAACCTGGCCTTCGGGCGCCGCTGCGAGGAGCTGGAGGACGCGCGGCACAAGCTGCAGCAGCACCTGCACAAG ACGCTGCGGGAAATCACAGATCAGGAGCACAACGTGGCGGCACTGAAGCAGGCCATCAAGGACAAGGAGGCCCCTCTGCGCGTCGCCCAGACCCGGCTGTACCTGCGCTCACACCGGCCCAACGTGGAGCTGTGCCGCGATGCAGCCCAGTTCAG GCTGGTGAGCGAGGTGGAGGAACTGAACATGTCCCTCGCAGCGCTGCGGGAGAAGCTTCTAGAAGCAGAGCAGTCCCTGCGCAACCTCGAGGACACCCACATGAGCCTGGAGAAGGACATCACCGCCATGACCAACAGTCTCTTCATCGACCGCCAGAAGTGCATGGCCCATCGTACTCGCTACCCCACCATCCTGCAGTTGGCTGGCTACCAGTGA